The genomic DNA GATCGTCCAGGCGACGAGGGCGAGGAACAGAAGCGTTGTGACTCCTGCCCACTTTAAGCCCCTGGTCTCAAGGGCCGACAGCTTGTCCATTTTCATCTGAGGACCTGTGTAAGCAGGCAGGCGCGGTTCGACAATTCTTTCCGTCACCCAAACGGCAACAGGAATGATGATGATGCAGGAAGCCATGAGGAAGTACCAGTTCATGGCGGGATTTGCGACAAAATCCTTGTCGATGATGTGAGCCGATGACTCCGTGAAGCCTGCCAAAAGGGCGTCAAGCATGTTGACGATGAGATTGGCACTGAATCCCCCTGCCACTGAAGCATAAGCAGCCACCATTCCGGCGATCGGGTGCCGTCCGACGCTCGCAAACACCATGGCAGCAATCGGAGGAAGGACGATGAATCCGGCGTCCCCCGCTATATTGGCAAGTATTCCCGAGAAGACGATACTGATGGTGATCAGTTTAGGCGAGGTGGAGTACACGACTTTTTTCAGAAGCGCTGAAATAAGCCCGACTCCTTCTGCGACACCTACCCCGATCATGGTGACAAGCACCACCCCGAGTGGCGGGAAATCGGCGAAGTTTTTGACCATATTGGTCATCATCCGCTGCAGTCCTTCTGCCGAAAGGAGACTGACCACGGTGACTTCTTCACCGGTGGACGGATGGATGGCCTTCCACCCTGCTGCAGAGCCTATGTACGATACGATAATGACAATGAAGGCGAAAATGATAAATAAGGTGACGGGGTCCGGGAGCTTATTCCCCGTTTTCTCCACAATGTCCAGCATTTTACCAAACCAGTTCTTTTTTGTCCTGTCCATCTTTTGATTCGTCTTTCGAACCGATTCCATCTGATCACTCCTGTTGTTTTCTGAAAATTTGTATTATGACCGATTATATAGGAGTGAATCAAAAATGCCATGTGATATCCCACAAAATAGAAGCTCAATTTTTGTGCAATTATACAAATTTTCAGATTTAATCGGTTACATTCGATCTTTTTCCAAAATCATCCCACAACCCTTGAAATCTTTGATATGATTTTACCTATTATTCAAACTATTTATACTATTATTCACTACATATTGAAAAGGGGTTTTTTCATGGATCAACTACTCAGTCAGCTTGAACAGCACGCACAGGAAATGATCTCGATTCGCCGCTATCTGCACGAACGTCCCGAACTCTCTTTCCAGGAAGTCCACACGCCGGAATACATCGCAAACTACCTGAGCGAGCTCGGCATCGAGGTGCGGACCGGCGTTGGCGGGAACGGTGTCGTCGGTACAATCAAGGGCGGTCTGCCGGGTAAGACGGTGGCCCTCCGAGCAGACTTCGACGCCCTTCCCCTGCACGATGAAAAGGATGTACCGTACCGGTCAAAGGTTGATGGTGCCATGCACGCATGCGGTCACGATGCGCACACAGCCACTCTTCTGATCACGGCCAAGGTACTCCAGCAAAACCGGGAGCATTTAAAGGGGAACGTGGTCCTCATCCATCAATTCGGAGAGGAAGTCGCCCCTGGCGGAGCCAAGCCCATGATCGAAGACGGATGCCTGGACGGCGTCGATGCCATTTTCGGAACCCATTTATGGAGTACGATCCCTGTCGGGAAGATCGGCTATAATGCGGGACCGATCATGGCCGCGGCCGATAAATTCGAGGTGACCATCCAAGGGAAAGGCGGACACGGTGCATCTCCCCATGAGACGGTGGACAGCATCATGCTCGGTACGAACTACATCCAGTGGCTGCAGCAGATCGTGAGCAGGCGCATCAACCCATTGTCCCCCGCGGTCATCACCGTCGGTTCTTTCCACGCAGGAGATGCCTTCAATATCATTGCCGACCGTGCTTCAATCGTCGGGACGGTACGGACGTTCGATGAAGGCACACAGGAATTCATCATCAAGGAGATGGAAACATTCCTGAACGCTCTCTGCTCCGGAAGCGGCGCTTCTTACGAATTCAAGTACGACAAAGGGTATCCGGCTGTCATCAATCATATCGCCGAAACGGCTCACCTCGTTTCATGTGCCCAGGACCTTTTCGGAGACGACGTATTCGAGCTTGAACCGATGATGGGCGGGGAAGATTTCTCCCACTACTTGAACGAAGTACCGGGCACCTTCTTCTTCACAGGTGCAGGCAATCCGGAGAAGAATGCCATCTACCCGCATCATCACCCGAAGTTCGATATCGATGAGGATGCCATGATGAATGCAGCCAAAGTCCTTCTAAGTGCATCCGTTTCATACTTGGATAAGGCGGCCTCGACGACGGAAGCTGCCATCCAAAAAAGCTGAACGATTCAATTCAAAAAAGGGGAGTGTGTCAATTGACACACTCCCCTTTCCCATTAGATCAGTTCGTAATCTGTTACATTTCGTTCCACGATGCGTGCGCCTTCGATGGAAACGAGTGAGCCGCCTGAACTTCCGAAAACATCCTTTGCAATCAGATTCTCCATGGCGGCCTTCACCGCGGCTGGATCCACCGGCTCTTTCGGCCCGATGACCGAAATCGTTGCCAGCTTGCCCATTTCATTCCTGAAAATCAATTCCAATGCTTTTGCCATTCTTTTCTCCTCCTCTTTTCATGATTCACCCTGCATTACGCGTTCACGTCGAATCGTTTGACCACTTCCACATTGGAAAGCGTCTTTTCCGAAAGACCCGCCAATGAATCAGCGGTGCTGTTGACGTCATCTGCAGATGCAGATCCGTTGATGTAGCTGTAGGACTTGTACTCGAAAACCGGTTTGCCGTCACCATCAAGCCCTTTGTAAAACTGGAATCGGATGCGTGTATCCTTTAAGTCGATCGCTGCCATGTTTATCACCCCCTTCACCCTTTATATAGGGTTTGGGAGCGTTTAAGGGTACCTGCACCGTAAACTTTTTTCAGAACAAAAAAAAGAACCGGCATCAGCCGGTCGGTCATGGTTGAAAAACAGTGGATTCAACTGGGATGCGTATAGTAAAAGTCGTCTTCTCATCGGTGGAACGACAGGTGAGGGTACCATTATGCTTCTCCACAAGCTTTCTACAAATGTAGAGGCCGATGCCTGTACCGAGATCCTTCGTCGTGAAGAAAGGCTCGAAGATCGCTTCGATTTTCTCTTCCTCGATCCGTGGCCCGTTATTGCAGAAGGTGACCACCACATCATCCTCCAGCATTTCGCAGCTCACATTGATATGGCGGTAGCCTTGCACTTCCTGAAGGGCATCGATGGAATTCATGATCAGATTCAGGAATACCTGTCTGATTTCGTCCTTATTCCCCACTATCATCACATCCGGCGAACAGTGGCTCTGAATGGACACATCCCCGTCCAGGAGGGTCGGATAGAGAAATTCTATCAGCTCTTCCAGAAGGCTCATGAGGCTCATCCGCTCTTGCTTGCTTTCGATGAGCTCCTTACGGGAAACATGGAGAAACTGGGAGATGCGATAGTTCAATTGATCGAGCTCATGCTGCATGATATCCATATATGGGAGATCAGGATAATCATTTCTCAACAGCTTCATGAATCCGACGATGGAGGTCAGGGGATTCCTGAATTCGTGGACAAAGCTTGAGCTCATCTGTCCGAGGATGGTCAAGCGCTCTTTATGGGTCTGGTCGATATAGAGCTCCTTTTCCTTCAGCACCTGATCTTTGATTTCCGTATACCGCCTCACGGCCAGATAAGAAAATCGATCAAACAGCTCATTCACAAAGTCGAGCTTTGGCTGGAACCCCCCATGCTCCATAAAGGAGTGATTCAGCCATTTGATGATCGTACTTTTACCGATGTTGACGTTGTACACGAATTCACTAATGTTCACGTCGGCATCCACCCGCTCCTGGGCGGTTTTATTGGCGAGGAAAAGCATCTCTTCTTCTGTGAGGGGTCTTTCAACCGCGCGTATGACAAGATGGAACATCCGTCTTGCATTACGCTCAACCTCTTCTTTATGCTTATCTGTATCTGAAATCACGATGTCATCGAGCCAGTTCTGGATCATTTCATTTTCATGCCGCTTCAAAAAATCTATCATCATTTCACTGGGACTAGTCATCTTTTGGTCAATCTCCTTCATTCCAGCACGCTCTCTCACTAGTAATAACCCTATCATACCATTAATAAAGGCGGTAAATGGATGAGTTTGGCTTTTGGTGATACTTTCTTCTACTGTCAAAGTTGGAAAATCCCTTCCACCCGTCGGAATCCTCCGTATTTCTCTTCTATTCTCTTATTTCTATAGGATATTTCATTATAAAGAACTAGTAAACTTATAATAAAACACAAAAAACGACACTATATGACAAGGTTCAATAAAAAATGATTCTTTACGTGATGAAAATTACCTGCTACTATAGTTCTTAATAAAGAACACCCCTCCCTAACTTTCTCTCTATCATCAAGAGCTTGAACCAGACATCCTTACCTCTGAACTATTTTTCCCAACTGTATCAACCAGATTCCATCCCCTTCGACATGCGAACCACTGGTATTTCACTCTTTTATTGTTCATTATTAAGAACTTGAGGTGATTTCATTGAAGGTGCTCATCGGTTTCCTCTTCCTCTGTCTCATTCTCACTCTTTCATCGGATGTGACCTCCAAGGATCACGCTGAGATCCAGGCAGATGAGTCCTTCCCGTTTAAACTGAGGGATCTTTCTCCGCGCTCCCAGTCCCAGGATGATTGGATGCTGATCTTTGAAGAAGAATTCAGTGGAGACTCTTGGAGAGAGAAATGGAATATCCAGGACTGGCCTTCAGATAAGAACGAGGAGCTCCAGTATTACACGCCCGACAATGTCACGGCGCGAAACGGATACCTCGTGCTTTCCTCGAAATCGGAGCGCTTTAAAGGAAGGGATTATACGTCAGGGGCTGTGACCACGGAAGATTTATTTGAATTCACATACGGCAAATTGGAAATACGGGCCAAACTCCCTTCTTCAAAAGGAGTATTTCCAGCTCTCTGGCTCGTGAACTCTGAATCGGAGGATTGGCTGCCCGAGATCGATGTGGTGGAGAATATCGGACAGGAACCGAACAACCTCTATTTCGTCGTTCACTGGAAGGATGATAAAGGCGTTCAAAAACGGGACTACCTCACCTATACAGGGGAGGAAGCCTTTCACGAGCACTTCCACACGTACGGGATGATCTGGGATGAAGACAAGATCTCTTGGACGCTCGACGGTCAGGTGGTATTCGAAACCACAGCCTTCTCTCCGGATGTCCCTCTCTTTCTTTATATGAATACCGCCATCGGCGGAATATGGCCGGGGGATCCAGAGCCGGGGAATGTTAATGAAGAATTCCTGATTGACTATGTGCGGGTCTATCAAGACCGCGGGGAGGAATGAATATGCTATTGCTCTTGATTACCTTCACACTTTTTATCGCCTTCGTCCTGTTTCAAACCGTCTATATCCTGGTCCCCCTGTTCAAGAATGAAAAGAAGAAACGGGTCCCCATCAACCGACAGCACTCCTTCTCCATCATCGTTCCCGCTTATAATGAAGAGAGGGTGATCGAGAATTGCATACACGGCTATTTGCATCAGGCCCACCGGGACGCGGAGCTGATCATCGTGAACGATGGCTCGACCGATTCCACCTTCAATGTCCTGAAGGAATTACTGGATCTCCATATCTACCACAGACCTGGTGAAGACGGGCTCTTTCATAAAGAAGTGATCAATGTCTTCCGCTCCTCTCTCCATCCTTCGATCTATGTGCTAGATAAAGTGAATGGCGGGAAAGCCGATGCACTGAATGCAGGCATCACCTTCAGTCGTAACGAGCTCGTGGTCACCCTGGATGCCGATAGTATCCTT from Rossellomorea marisflavi includes the following:
- a CDS encoding AbgT family transporter encodes the protein MESVRKTNQKMDRTKKNWFGKMLDIVEKTGNKLPDPVTLFIIFAFIVIIVSYIGSAAGWKAIHPSTGEEVTVVSLLSAEGLQRMMTNMVKNFADFPPLGVVLVTMIGVGVAEGVGLISALLKKVVYSTSPKLITISIVFSGILANIAGDAGFIVLPPIAAMVFASVGRHPIAGMVAAYASVAGGFSANLIVNMLDALLAGFTESSAHIIDKDFVANPAMNWYFLMASCIIIIPVAVWVTERIVEPRLPAYTGPQMKMDKLSALETRGLKWAGVTTLLFLALVAWTIVPENGALRGENGSIIISPFMNSLVPLIMGLFLLPAVVYGFITKELRNDKDVAQAMATSMGTMGMYIVLAFFSAQFITYFNWSNLGVILAIKGAGVLEGLGLEGLPLILGFIVITAFLNLFIGSASAKWAILGPVFVPMFMILGFDPAMTQLAYRIGDSITNPITPMFAYFAILLALAKKYDKNLGLGSLISVMLPYTIFFAVSWILFFVLWYYLGLPLGPGSGIFLK
- a CDS encoding M20 family metallopeptidase, which produces MDQLLSQLEQHAQEMISIRRYLHERPELSFQEVHTPEYIANYLSELGIEVRTGVGGNGVVGTIKGGLPGKTVALRADFDALPLHDEKDVPYRSKVDGAMHACGHDAHTATLLITAKVLQQNREHLKGNVVLIHQFGEEVAPGGAKPMIEDGCLDGVDAIFGTHLWSTIPVGKIGYNAGPIMAAADKFEVTIQGKGGHGASPHETVDSIMLGTNYIQWLQQIVSRRINPLSPAVITVGSFHAGDAFNIIADRASIVGTVRTFDEGTQEFIIKEMETFLNALCSGSGASYEFKYDKGYPAVINHIAETAHLVSCAQDLFGDDVFELEPMMGGEDFSHYLNEVPGTFFFTGAGNPEKNAIYPHHHPKFDIDEDAMMNAAKVLLSASVSYLDKAASTTEAAIQKS
- a CDS encoding DUF2922 domain-containing protein, translating into MAKALELIFRNEMGKLATISVIGPKEPVDPAAVKAAMENLIAKDVFGSSGGSLVSIEGARIVERNVTDYELI
- a CDS encoding DUF1659 domain-containing protein, whose translation is MAAIDLKDTRIRFQFYKGLDGDGKPVFEYKSYSYINGSASADDVNSTADSLAGLSEKTLSNVEVVKRFDVNA
- a CDS encoding histidine kinase N-terminal domain-containing protein, with product MMIDFLKRHENEMIQNWLDDIVISDTDKHKEEVERNARRMFHLVIRAVERPLTEEEMLFLANKTAQERVDADVNISEFVYNVNIGKSTIIKWLNHSFMEHGGFQPKLDFVNELFDRFSYLAVRRYTEIKDQVLKEKELYIDQTHKERLTILGQMSSSFVHEFRNPLTSIVGFMKLLRNDYPDLPYMDIMQHELDQLNYRISQFLHVSRKELIESKQERMSLMSLLEELIEFLYPTLLDGDVSIQSHCSPDVMIVGNKDEIRQVFLNLIMNSIDALQEVQGYRHINVSCEMLEDDVVVTFCNNGPRIEEEKIEAIFEPFFTTKDLGTGIGLYICRKLVEKHNGTLTCRSTDEKTTFTIRIPVESTVFQP
- a CDS encoding glycoside hydrolase family 16 protein gives rise to the protein MLIGFLFLCLILTLSSDVTSKDHAEIQADESFPFKLRDLSPRSQSQDDWMLIFEEEFSGDSWREKWNIQDWPSDKNEELQYYTPDNVTARNGYLVLSSKSERFKGRDYTSGAVTTEDLFEFTYGKLEIRAKLPSSKGVFPALWLVNSESEDWLPEIDVVENIGQEPNNLYFVVHWKDDKGVQKRDYLTYTGEEAFHEHFHTYGMIWDEDKISWTLDGQVVFETTAFSPDVPLFLYMNTAIGGIWPGDPEPGNVNEEFLIDYVRVYQDRGEE